A window of the Vanessa cardui chromosome 25, ilVanCard2.1, whole genome shotgun sequence genome harbors these coding sequences:
- the LOC124540585 gene encoding uncharacterized protein LOC124540585 isoform X1, with protein MSLAEGASDTEHRQEAENSKKKTDKPRGSMSDPYMWKEQIHTLMKGGDSESDISDSEHFLTKGAFLLTPSHGLSMEKASAICEKMEFKGCFSLTKTATGILFKFSSVDDYQMVFKKGFHKVTGSRFYRKIAIPCRPQKTFTIYVYDIPDEVPEEDVRHALYKYTSVVEVVRLHFTGSPRDGNTGTSTPKPLEKTPPRAITSIDGELVSSMVPKEASSVMRVTLANIEEANILLQNGLDFYGATYFPTELATPAQAAKLIKPSRAYASRVTGGTMSARVRDLLPVFDQQGFAKFAPPASRLVKPRSK; from the exons ATGTCATTAGCTGAAGGCGCCTCCGACACAGAACACAGGCAGGAAGCTGAGAACTCTAAGAAGAAGACTGATAAGCCAAGAGGATCG ATGTCAGACCCTTACATGTGGAAGGAGCAGATCCATACCTTGATGAAGGGCGGAGACAGCGAGTCCGACATCTCGGACTCCGAGCACTTCCTCACCAAGGGGGCCTTCCTCCTTACCCCCTCCCATGGCCTCAGCATGGAGAAAGCTTCAGCCATCTGCGAGAAAATGGAGTTCAAAGGTTGCTTCTCTCTCACGAAGACAGCTACCGGCATCCTGTTCAAGTTTTCAAGCGTCGATGACTATCAAATGGTTTTCAAGAAAGGTTTCCATAAAGTAACTGGATCCAGATTTTATAGAAAG ATTGCCATACCATGCCGACCTCAGAAGACGTTCACGATCTACGTCTACGACATCCCCGATGAAGTGCCTGAAGAGGACGTACGTCACGCCCTCTACAAATACACCTCAGTGGTAGAGGTTGTCCGGTTGCATTTCACCGGATCACCCCGTGATGGAAATACtg GTACTTCTACTCCGAAACCTTTAGAAAAAACGCCACCTCGTGCGATTACCAGCATCGATGGTGAGCTGGTCAGCAGCATGGTGCCTAAGGAGGCTTCCAGCGTGATGCGTGTGACCTTGGCCAACATTGAGGAAGCCAACATTTTGCTGCAAAATGGTCTAGACTTCTATGGCGCTACGTACTTCCCGACAGAATTGGCGACACCTGCTCAAGCTGCTAAGCTGATCAAACCTAGCAG AGCATATGCTTCCAGGGTGACGGGTGGCACCATGTCGGCTCGGGTGAGAGACCTGCTACCAGTCTTCGACCAGCAGGGTTTTGCCAAATTTGCTCCACCAGCGTCTAGACTTGTTAAGCCACGTTCTAAGTGA
- the LOC124540585 gene encoding uncharacterized protein LOC124540585 isoform X2, with product MSLAEGASDTEHRQEAENSKKKTDKPRGSMSDPYMWKEQIHTLMKGGDSESDISDSEHFLTKGAFLLTPSHGLSMEKASAICEKMEFKGCFSLTKTATGILFKFSSVDDYQMVFKKGFHKVTGSRFYRKIAIPCRPQKTFTIYVYDIPDEVPEEDVRHALYKYTSVVEVVRLHFTGSPRDGNTGTSTPKPLEKTPPRAITSIDGELVSSMVPKEASSVMRVTLANIEEANILLQNGLDFYGATYFPTELATPAQAAKLIKPSRVTGGTMSARVRDLLPVFDQQGFAKFAPPASRLVKPRSK from the exons ATGTCATTAGCTGAAGGCGCCTCCGACACAGAACACAGGCAGGAAGCTGAGAACTCTAAGAAGAAGACTGATAAGCCAAGAGGATCG ATGTCAGACCCTTACATGTGGAAGGAGCAGATCCATACCTTGATGAAGGGCGGAGACAGCGAGTCCGACATCTCGGACTCCGAGCACTTCCTCACCAAGGGGGCCTTCCTCCTTACCCCCTCCCATGGCCTCAGCATGGAGAAAGCTTCAGCCATCTGCGAGAAAATGGAGTTCAAAGGTTGCTTCTCTCTCACGAAGACAGCTACCGGCATCCTGTTCAAGTTTTCAAGCGTCGATGACTATCAAATGGTTTTCAAGAAAGGTTTCCATAAAGTAACTGGATCCAGATTTTATAGAAAG ATTGCCATACCATGCCGACCTCAGAAGACGTTCACGATCTACGTCTACGACATCCCCGATGAAGTGCCTGAAGAGGACGTACGTCACGCCCTCTACAAATACACCTCAGTGGTAGAGGTTGTCCGGTTGCATTTCACCGGATCACCCCGTGATGGAAATACtg GTACTTCTACTCCGAAACCTTTAGAAAAAACGCCACCTCGTGCGATTACCAGCATCGATGGTGAGCTGGTCAGCAGCATGGTGCCTAAGGAGGCTTCCAGCGTGATGCGTGTGACCTTGGCCAACATTGAGGAAGCCAACATTTTGCTGCAAAATGGTCTAGACTTCTATGGCGCTACGTACTTCCCGACAGAATTGGCGACACCTGCTCAAGCTGCTAAGCTGATCAAACCTAGCAG GGTGACGGGTGGCACCATGTCGGCTCGGGTGAGAGACCTGCTACCAGTCTTCGACCAGCAGGGTTTTGCCAAATTTGCTCCACCAGCGTCTAGACTTGTTAAGCCACGTTCTAAGTGA
- the LOC124540429 gene encoding facilitated trehalose transporter Tret1-2 homolog has protein sequence MGEDRNENEADVIVDDKETNPRTEEPPETPEPDPEDNMQKQMNAAVNKEVAMKYADNAIRQRENEKTYIQNIKNSNSGLSLGDLKEDALLADSKTVARFSPAWNQTLASTAAILMTFTAGLTSGYSAILLPQLKESGSSIPCDESTASWIAAMAALPMAPGCLICGWLMEKFGRRNAHYMVCAPFLLGWILIACANNLALILLGRFFTGMCVGLIGPLGPVFISETCSPQLRGIFLAAISLAIAVGILVSHLIGTWVHWQWTAIICCIFPILSVILLSVIPESPTWLISKGQIEDGVKAFSWLRGYGDEARAELKAIIDKRKAADLEPTPTLREKINSLKSPELMKPLFIMIVFFVTCQFSGVNAVAFYSIEIIEKAVGKGIDHYVAMLAIDSLRTVMSVVACVTCKKYGRRPLCLISGLFTAISMVGLSMFLYWTDGKPTNLTWIPLSCLMGYICAISIGLVPLPWMMCGEVFPTRVRGLGSGISSATTFVSFFIVVKTAPGMMSDLGEVLTFLFYGIVALVGTGILYFILPETKGKSLQEIEDKFKSGKISIA, from the exons ATGGGGGAAGACAGGAATGAAAATGAAGCAGACGTGATAGTCGATGACAAAGAAACAAATCCAAGAACAGAGGAACCGCCAGAAACACCAGAACCAGATCCAGAAGATAATATGCAAAAGCAAATGAACGCAGCAGTTAACAAAGAAGTAGCAATGAAGTACGCTGATAACGCAATACGGCAACGTGAAAACGAaaagacatacatacaaaacattaagaACTCCAATTCGGGACTTAGCTTAGGTGATTTGAAGGAAGATGCATTACTAGCCGATTCGAAGACCGTCGCAAGATTCTCACCAGCATGGAATCag ACCCTGGCGTCCACGGCGGCGATTCTCATGACCTTCACAGCTGGCCTTACGTCTGGGTACTCAGCTATCCTACTGCCTCAGCTCAAGGAATCAGGCAGCTCCATACCTTGTGATGAAAGCACTGCTTCATGGATCG CGGCAATGGCAGCACTACCAATGGCCCCTGGCTGTCTGATCTGCGGTTGGCTCATGGAGAAATTCGGCAGACGTAATGCCCACTACATGGTCTGCGCCCCGTTCCTTCTCGGCTGGATCCTAATCGCCTGTGCTAATAATCTTGCCCTCATCCTCCTCGGAAGATTCTTCACTGGAATGTGCGTTGGCCTGATTGGACCTCTCGGCCCTGTTTTCATCAGTGAGACATGCAGTCCCCAATTAAGAGGAATATTTCTTGCAGCCATATCTTTAGCCATCGCTGTAGGTATTTTAGTATCTCACCTAATCGGTACATGGGTGCATTGGCAATGGACTGCAATTATTTGCTGTATTTTTCCAATTCTATCAGTTATTCTGCTAAGTGTAATCCCAGAAAGTCCGACGTGGTTAATATCAAAGGGTCAGATAGAAGATGGAGTGAAAGCTTTTAGCTGGTTGAGAGGATACGGCGATGAAGCCAGGGCTGAATTGAAGGCAATTATAGATAAACGTAAAGCCGCTGATTTAGAACCAACGCCAACACTAAGAGAGAAGATAAACAGTCTCAAGTCACCGGAACTCATGAAGCCGCTTTTCATAATGATAGTTTTCTTCGTAACCTGCCAATTTTCAGGTGTTAATGCTGTAGCATTTTATTCAATAGAGATAATCGAAAAAGCTGTTGGAAAAGGAATTGACCATTACGTAGCCATGTTGGCGATAGATTCTTTAAGAACTGTTATGTCAGTTGTGGCCTGTGTCACGTGTAAGAAATATGGCAGAAGACCTTTGTGTTTAATCAGCGGTCTTTTTACTGCTATATCAATGGTCGGCTTGTCGATGTTCCTCTACTGGACAGATGGTAAACCAACGAATCTAACGTGGATCCCGCTGTCATGTCTGATGGGTTACATATGTGCCATATCCATAGGACTCGTACCTTTACCCTGGATGATGTGTGGAGAAGTTTTCCCGACTAGAGTAAGAGGTCTGGGATCAGGAATTAGTTCTGCGACAACCTTCGTTTCGTTCTTTATTGTTGTTAAAACTGCTCCAGGAATGATGTCCGATTTAGGAGAGGTGCTCACTTTCCTATTTTACGGTATTGTAGCACTTGTTGGTACTGGTATCCTATACTTTATTTTGCCAGAAACGAAAGGAAAAAGCTTGCAAGAAATCGAAGATAAATTTAAGAGTGGAAAGATAAGCATAgcctaa